ACGGCGTTCATCGCGTTTTCGGCGAGCACGTCCATCTTCACGAACCACTGGTCGCTGAGGTACGGCTCGATTACGGTCTTGGAGCGGTCGGAGTGGCCCACCTGCATCTCGTGGTCTTCCACCTTGATGAGGAGTCCGAGTTCTTCGAGACCAGCCACCACGGCGTCGCGGGCGGCCTGGCCCTTGAGGCCCTGGAACTTGCCGGCATTCTCGTTCAGGCTGCCGTCGTCGTTCATGATGTTGATCATCGGGAGCTTGTGGCGCAGGCCCGTCGCATAGTCGTTCGGGTCGTGGGCCGGGGTCACCTTCACGGAACCCGTACCGAAGTCCTTGTCCACGAGGATGGCGTCGGCAATCACCGGGATTTCGCGGTCAACGAACGGCACCTTCAGGGTCTTGCCGATGAAGTGAGCGTAGCGTTCGTCGTTGGGGTGCACGGCGAGGGCCGTATCGCCCATGATCGTTTCCGGGCGGGTCGTAGAGACAGGGATGAATCCCGAACCGTCGGCCAGAGGATACTTGAACGTCCAGAAGTGGCCCTTCACGGTCTCGTAGTAGATTTCGTCGTCGGCAACGGCGGTCTGGAGCTTGGTATCCCAGTTCACCAGGCGCTTGCCGCGGTAGATGAGGCCCTTCTTGAACAGGTTGAAGAAGGCGTGGCGCACGGCCTTTGCGCAGACCGGGTCCAGCGTAAAGCGCTGGCTGCTCCAGTCACAGCTGACGCCCAGGCTCTTGAGCTGGCGGGTGATGCGGGCTTCATATTCGTCCTTCCATTTCCAGATGCGTTCCACCAGGGCGTCGCGGCCAATGTCGTGGCGGGTCTTGTGTTCGTCCTGGAAAAGGCGCTTTTCGACGACTGCCTGCGTGGCGATACCCGCGTGGTCGGTACCCGGAATCCACAGGGTGTCGCGGCCCGTCTTACGGCGGTAGCGTACCAAAATGTCCTGGAGCGTATCGTTGAGCGCGTGTCCCAGATGGAGCGCGCCGGTAACGTTCGGGGGCGGAATCACGACCGAGAACGGTTCGCCCTTTCCGCTGGGTGCAAAACTGTTTTTTGCGGCCCAGGCGCTATGCCAGCGGGCCTCCACATCTTTAGCGTTATAACGAGTTTCCATAGTGCGGGCAAAGATAGAAAAATAATTTTTTGTATATTAATCCTAGCACCAGAAAGGGTGGTATTAAGGATCGTTTCCGCATAGGCGGGACGATCCTTTTTTGTTAAAAAGGAGCTGAAAATGGCAAAAAAAGAGAAAAATAGGGGGCTGGTCGCCGTGAAGCCTGGCTTTTCACTGATTGACGAAAACTTGCTCAAGTCTCGGATTTACACCATCCGCGGGGTAAAGGTGATGCTCGACGCTGATTTGGCTGAAATTTACGGGTATAGCACCAAAGCGTTTAATCAGCAGGTCAAGAATAATATTGAACGTTTTGCTGAGGATTTTCGGTTCCAATTGAGTGAAGCAGAAATCCTACTTTTATCGAGGTCAAAATTTTTGACCTCGATACAGGTGAAAGGCGTAAAAGGAGGTCGGTCCTATAAACCTTACGCTTTTACGGAACAAGGTATTTACATGCTCATGACTGTGTTGAAAGGCGATTTGGCGATACAACAAAGTATGGCCCTTATCCGCCTTTTTAAAAGATTGAAAGATTACGCCGTTTCGGAAGGCTTGCTAACTAATGGCACAGATGTCACTCCGCTAGCGTTGCAAACCGCCCAGAATACAAGGGATATTGCTGAGGTGTCGGCAGATGTCAAGGTCCTCTCTGGCGAGGTGCATGAAATGCGCGGCGAGTTCAGCAAGATGAACATGGACCTCCAAAAGGTCATGGAAAATTTCGTGGATCCGAGTACCCACAAGCACTTTTTGATATTGAACGGCCAGCGGTTAGATGCCGACATCGCCTACACGCAGATTTACGGCATGGCGAAGAAGTCCATTACGATCATCGATGACTATGTCGGCGTGAAGACTCTCGACCTGTTGCGACAAATCGCGAAGGGAGTTTCCGTGACAATCTATAGTGACAATCGCAGTTTTGAAACGCTGACCGAACAGATGCAGAAAGATTTTCTTGCCGTGCGCCCCGATGTAAAATTCGCCATGAACAAGACAAAAGACAAATTCCACGACCGCTACATCTTCCTGGATTACGGACTGAAAAGCGAAAAGCTCTTCCACTGCGGAGCATCCAGCAAAGACGCCGGCAACAAAATCACCACCATCATGCAGATAGAATACACGCAGGTGTATCGCAGCATTATGGCGATATTGGAGAAGAAGTGAATGGCGCCAAATCGTCTCGATTTTGGCACAACATTGTCTTTGCGAGGAGCGAAGCAACGCGGCAATCCATAAGAAAAGGGGAAGGCCTTCCCCTCGCTCGCACTACGTTGCTCACTACCCCTTCGAGCGGGGCCTCAGGCGCCGGCCCCGCAACGCCCTGGCTTACGTCTCATCCAATTTCTGCATCAACTTGTGGGTTTCGATAAGGATGGCAATGATTTTGCGATAGTGCGAGATGTCGTCGTAGGTAAGGGTGCGGTTTTTGCGGTCCTTAAGCCACTTTTGGGCGGGTTGGTAGCCGCCGATGTAGAAGTTCCAGGCTAGTTCAGGGACGTTCGCAAAATACTGCGTCTTGTTGATGTAGACTTTCCCGCTGATGTCAT
This region of uncultured Fibrobacter sp. genomic DNA includes:
- a CDS encoding class I tRNA ligase family protein, whose amino-acid sequence is METRYNAKDVEARWHSAWAAKNSFAPSGKGEPFSVVIPPPNVTGALHLGHALNDTLQDILVRYRRKTGRDTLWIPGTDHAGIATQAVVEKRLFQDEHKTRHDIGRDALVERIWKWKDEYEARITRQLKSLGVSCDWSSQRFTLDPVCAKAVRHAFFNLFKKGLIYRGKRLVNWDTKLQTAVADDEIYYETVKGHFWTFKYPLADGSGFIPVSTTRPETIMGDTALAVHPNDERYAHFIGKTLKVPFVDREIPVIADAILVDKDFGTGSVKVTPAHDPNDYATGLRHKLPMINIMNDDGSLNENAGKFQGLKGQAARDAVVAGLEELGLLIKVEDHEMQVGHSDRSKTVIEPYLSDQWFVKMDVLAENAMNAV
- a CDS encoding ORF6N domain-containing protein, which gives rise to MAKKEKNRGLVAVKPGFSLIDENLLKSRIYTIRGVKVMLDADLAEIYGYSTKAFNQQVKNNIERFAEDFRFQLSEAEILLLSRSKFLTSIQVKGVKGGRSYKPYAFTEQGIYMLMTVLKGDLAIQQSMALIRLFKRLKDYAVSEGLLTNGTDVTPLALQTAQNTRDIAEVSADVKVLSGEVHEMRGEFSKMNMDLQKVMENFVDPSTHKHFLILNGQRLDADIAYTQIYGMAKKSITIIDDYVGVKTLDLLRQIAKGVSVTIYSDNRSFETLTEQMQKDFLAVRPDVKFAMNKTKDKFHDRYIFLDYGLKSEKLFHCGASSKDAGNKITTIMQIEYTQVYRSIMAILEKK